GGCCCTGGACCGGGCCCGTCAGCAGTACTCGTGGCGGCGGGCGGCGGCCGAACTCGGCGGCGTCTACACGGCGGTCAGCGAGGTGCGGCGGCCGAGCGGGGTGGTGGCCTGATGCCGCACTCGACCGAGGTGATCGACGCGCACCTCGCCGGTCTCGCCTCGGCGCTGCTGCCCTACCGGCGGGTGGCCGGGGAACTCGCCCGCTGGGGTGACGAACTCGCCGCCCGGCTGGCCCAGGGTGGACGGCTGCTGGTCGCCGGCAACGGTGGCAGCGCGGCGGAGGCGCAGCACCTCGCCGCGGAACTGGTCGGCAAGTTGCGGGCGGACCGGGCGCCGCTGTCGGCGATCGCGTTGAGTGCGGAAACCTCGTCGTTGACCGCCATCGGCAACGACTACGGCTTCGAGGAGGTCTTCGCCCGGCAGGTACGGGCACATGGCCGCCCCGACGACATCCTGCTGCTCCTGTCGACCAGCGGGCGCAGCGCCAACCTGATCCGGGCGGCGCGAGCCGGGCAGGAGACGGGGTTGCGGTGCTGGGCGTTCACCGGACCGGTGCCGAACCCGCTCGCCGAGGCGTGTGCCGAGGTGCTCGCCGTACCGTCGCCCGACCCGCAGGTGGTGCAGGAACTGCACCTGGTCTCGGCGCACGTGCTCTGCGAGTACGTCGAACTGGCCCTGCCCACCGCCCTCGGCACACCAGCCGGCTACGCCGCCCTACCGCTGGTCGACCCCGGGTTAGGAAGGGCCCCTTCCTATACAGAATCCGATAACAAGGGGCCCTTCCTTCCCCAGGGTGAGGTGGCGGTGGAGGTGCCGGAGGAACTGGTGGAGGAGTTGCCGCCGGTGGAGCACCGGCCGGTCGGGTCCCGGCGACCACACAGTCGGGGGCCGAACAGTCGCGGAGCCGGGCCGTGACCGGCCGGTTGGTCGTCATCGGCGACA
The Micromonospora pisi DNA segment above includes these coding regions:
- a CDS encoding D-sedoheptulose-7-phosphate isomerase — its product is MPHSTEVIDAHLAGLASALLPYRRVAGELARWGDELAARLAQGGRLLVAGNGGSAAEAQHLAAELVGKLRADRAPLSAIALSAETSSLTAIGNDYGFEEVFARQVRAHGRPDDILLLLSTSGRSANLIRAARAGQETGLRCWAFTGPVPNPLAEACAEVLAVPSPDPQVVQELHLVSAHVLCEYVELALPTALGTPAGYAALPLVDPGLGRAPSYTESDNKGPFLPQGEVAVEVPEELVEELPPVEHRPVGSRRPHSRGPNSRGAGP